The Maylandia zebra isolate NMK-2024a linkage group LG4, Mzebra_GT3a, whole genome shotgun sequence genome includes a window with the following:
- the LOC112436010 gene encoding uncharacterized protein LOC112436010 isoform X5 translates to MEDLPKELHTDTNVYSVKMDDISCGFLEAAENSPQRTEWWLPLAIRLECLSTDVNFALLMVSPECIAVFRDKSGRYGLFDSHSRSAAGLRQPNGTAVMLTFTHVNDLITHLHNLFQNQGKHARYEFVPVSFKTVSTHTEPPGQSTQATPGATDTSSTQNDEPQITNPTAQMPEPESAKTHMTMLDNTLNSPDDKMAKTPRTARNVSKLNKRQRKKAIRQAQREYVKAKDKSSTEEVAKKTNKRRHERERYASCREFRMKKLQAMKTQYAENYHYRKQRLLSAKKYYANPHIQEKVKACQVKRYQSDRHFQQKMRDYIIRRYTTDPDFQIRQKKYVVQKYNTDTSFKTRQKQYLVQRYNTDTDFQTRQKQYIRTKYASDPNYRHKQKKSIYARYHNDSQFRLHHIQRCAQYQRHKMATTASFAIYKKLCAQRIKKKYRRLVTQFQQGPQSEAQPQLVVNSVMQAATLAFREAIQLGPTHVCTVCHRTLFPNQVKHCKRSKYVTNSNIVATCLTGKFVHVCDRECSANCTFPKQRMEEWICYNCDNHLQRGKMPSVAVANNLALATIPIELSRLNVLERQLTAKILPFAKIIALPKGQQRAVHGAVVCVPSDVETTVNCLPRPNSEAQLLQVQLKRHIRFKGYQHFYTVNMKNVLAGLSKLKEMHSEYKDVSIDDEATFADPTSNQIIETEHDTADADIQDALPRNFDQQIVPERRTTEDTTAGLLEPCHDVNQLMEPEQSNEQPLQDMEKEKEELRPGLVLDTCMQPPDIAQDILSYGEGIFSIAPAQGNRPVGFFSVPKLEAMAFPVQFPTGQNTLDEARQVKLYPSMYFNTRLFSADTRFATDQSYLFFAQFVTETHMATNSMSIQLRKGKAITKDGRKISNRMLQNKDEVEKLINNKDATRFMKPLRGTPAYWEKALKDLHAMVRQLGKPTFFLTFSAAEMRWPEVVEVIKTQQGEQVDFSQLDWNTKCEILRSNPVTVMRLFEKRVDALMTTLILSPAQPIGEVEDYFYRVEFQARGSPHIHLLVWVKDAPEFGSDLEDHVYKFIDKYITCKMPDQNADPELHKIVSEVQVHSRNHSRSCKKGNVSCRFGFPKLPVDQTMITFPSPDDDDDHNDKQHSTSKEKGTNEKQKNRRMALAKKMKEAKEKLQPLRDLLCDPNSSFEDLSELLHKCKLTYEQYLDCVFNLTNSHVILLKREPNDCWVNAYNADLLRAWNANMDIQYVIDDYSCLMYMMSYVSKPEFEMTQFLNGVIQEVKKSSVNERDEMKQIMQAYAKHREVSAQESVARTCSLPLKKCSRSVVFIQTDDDALKMSLPMSRLQSMAPDDENVWMSGLPEKYANRPRTPDFERMCLGEFASEYRILYGRQTESKNAIRLLNNMGYIQKRTKGKPAIIRYPRFSEKKQPEKFYSRLLKLYYPHRSNDDLKNTEYPTSEQFYKSGRKHGYAVRPIVTFNKKRYEGHGKTMERALEQIEQQGPLINAWNTFAPEVEVDRLECVAQRQSRHDTGENEMDIVPDYQVSGSSSGTMPAIIAPKLSPDFVRKMYQSLNETQASIFYAVREWCFKLVWGHCPEQFFYFVSGGAGCGKSHVIKCIYEEATKILHQLPRFRDQADMSYPAVLLTAFTGTAAFNISGKTLHSLLKLPRSLKPPYQGLGNALDEVRASLSNAEILIIDEISMVSKDLFAYIHWRLQQIKGNKKPFGGMSILAVGDFYQLPPLGKAKPLCVYEDNVLDLWKDYFHMVNLTEIMRQKDDHSFAEVLNRIRVKQKTDSLEADDKALLTQAIHDIKDCPSNVLHIYATNKEVDKHNSATVTALHSDIINIQAEDYRKDPRTGDMVLLAEMMKGNKGDLPDNIQAAPGVRVMIIRNLDVEDGLVNGTFGTITNIVTATQDGPKTVNLIGLTLDNENSGQKFRRKIQGSSDNLVYIEKCEECTSKKGVVRRQFPMKLAFACTAHKVQGMTMESAVVCLKRVFEPGMAYVALSRTTSLKGLYITDFDEKKIYADPAITDALKNMRHASFENARPLLQFLKSVDPTVPTLTIIHHNAQGLPTHMEDMRCHHELSLADVLCITETHLSGSSVSPRFQLEQYNMATRNRHVSYTNHTDMAKVNGGGVAIYYNTILTAESRKYLQNVTDLEFVVVKVESPVTALIATVYRPPNYSHVRFLPQMQCLLDSLEMMNHQPIIVCGDFNEDLMSRGKKPIQELLQSRGYAQLITAATTEKHTLIDHIYISQPYACLQSGVLNTYHSYHNPIYCVIH, encoded by the coding sequence ATGGAGGACCTGCCCAAAGAACTTCATACTGACACAAATGTCTACAGTGTGAAAATGGATGACATAAGTTGTGGATTTCTGGAAGCAGCAGAGAACAGTCCTCAAAGAACAGAGTGGTGGTTGCCTCTTGCTATTCGCCTTGAATGTCTGTCAACAGATGTGAACTTTGCTTTGCTCATGGTCTCACCTGAGTGCATTGCGGTTTTCCGTGACAAATCTGGGAGGTATGGATTATTTGATTCACATTCAAGAAGTGCAGCGGGTTTACGTCAGCCAAATGGAACAGCAGTCATGCTCACTTTCACTCATGTGAATGACCTGATCACCCACCTGCATAACCTTTTTCAAAATCAAGGCAAGCATGCACGATATGAGTTTGTGCCTGTTTCTTTCAAAACAGTCAGCACTCACACGGAACCCCCTGGACAGTCAACTCAGGCAACACCAGGAGCTACAGATACATCATCAACACAAAATGATGAACCACAAATCACGAATCCCACTGCGCAAATGCCTGAACCAGAATCAGCCAAAACCCACATGACGATGTTAGACAATACTTTAAACTCACCAGATGACAAAATGGCTAAAACCCCCCGAACAGCAAGAAATGTGAGCAAATTAAATAAACGACAACGTAAGAAAGCTATTCGTCAAGCTCAGAGGGAGTATGTAAAAGCTAAAGACAAATCTTCAACTGAAGAAGTGGcaaagaagacaaacaaaagaagacACGAAAGAGAACGATATGCCTCCTGTCGTGAATTTCGAATGAAAAAATTACAGGCTATGAAAACTCAATATGCTGAAAACTATCATTACCGTAAACAAAGACTGTTATCAGCCAAAAAATATTACGCAAATCCTCATATtcaagaaaaagtaaaagccTGCCAGGTGAAGAGATACCAAAGTGATCGTCATTTTCAACAAAAAATGAGAGACTACATTATCAGAAGATATACTACGGATCCCGACTTTCAAATCAGACAGAAAAAATATGTGGTTCAGAAGTACAACACGGATACCAGCTTTAAAACCAGACAGAAGCAATATCTGGTCCAAAGGTACAACACGGATACTGACTTTCAAACCAGACAGAAGCAATACATAAGAACAAAATATGCATCTGATCCAAACTACaggcacaaacagaaaaaatcaaTTTATGCCAGGTATCACAATGACTCACAATTCAGACTGCACCATATACAGCGCTGTGCCCAGTACCAGAGACACAAAATGGCTACCACTGCATCTTTTGCCATTTATAAAAAGTTGTGTGCACAGAGAATAAAGAAGAAATACAGACGACTAGTAACACAGTTCCAGCAGGGTCCACAGTCTGAAGCACAGCCCCAGCTTGTAGTGAACAGTGTGATGCAAGCAGCCACATTAGCTTTCCGTGAAGCCATTCAGTTAGGACCCACCCATGTCTGTACAGTGTGCCACAGAACTCTGTTTCCTAATCAAGTTAAACATTGCAAAAGATCAAAGTATGTTACTAATAGTAACATTGTTGCCACTTGCTTGACAGGAAAATTTGTCCATGTTTGTGACAGGGAATGCTCAGCTAATTGTACTTTCCCAAAACAAAGAATGGAAGAGTGGATTTGCTACAACTGTGACAACCACCTACAAAGAGGCAAGATGCCATCCGTCGCAGTAGCAAACAATTTAGCACTAGCAACCATTCCAATTGAACTGAGTCGATTAAATGTACTAGAACGACAACTGACTGCTAAAAttctcccgtttgcaaaaatcATTGCATTACCAAAAGGACAGCAAAGAGCCGTACATGGGGCTGTTGTTTGTGTACCATCGGATGTGGAAACCACAGTAAACTGTCTTCCCAGACCTAACAGTGAAGCCCAGCTCCTGCAGGTACAGCTGAAGAGACACATCAGATTCAAAGGTTACCAACACTTCTACACTGTAAACATGAAGAACGTGTTAGCAGGATTATCAAAGCTAAAAGAGATGCATTCAGAATACAAAGATGTATCTATTGATGATGAAGCTACTTTTGCTGATCCCACAAGTAATCAGATAATCGAGACGGAACATGACACTGCTGATGCAGATATTCAAGATGCACTGCCCAGAAACTTCGACCAGCAAATTGTACCAGAAAGAAGAACCACTGAGGATACAACAGCTGGACTGCTTGAGCCATGTCATGATGTAAACCAACTAATGGAGCCTGAACAGTCAAATGAACAGCCCTTACAAGATatggagaaagaaaaggaagaactTCGACCTGGTCTTGTTCTAGACACCTGTATGCAACCACCAGATATAGCACAGGACATTTTATCATATGGTGAAGGAATATTTAGCATTGCACCCGCGCAAGGAAATAGACCTGTTGGCTTCTTCTCTGTTCCTAAACTTGAAGCCATGGCCTTTCCTGTCCAGTTCCCAACTGGACAGAACACATTAGATGAAGCCAGACAAGTGAAACTTTACCCAAGCATGTATTTTAATACACGGCTGTTCTCTGCAGACACACGGTTTGCAACTGACCAAAGCTACCtattctttgcacagtttgtaacagaaacacacatggcTACAAACAGCATGTCCATCCAATTGCGCAAAGGAAAGGCAATCACCAAGGATGGGCGTAAAATTTCTAACAGAATGCTTCAAAATAAAGACGAAGTGGAGAAACTGATAAATAACAAAGACGCAACACGCTTCATGAAACCTCTGAGAGGTACTCCAGCCTATTGGGAGAAGGCACTGAAAGACCTACATGCTATGGTCAGACAGTTAGGAAAgccaactttttttctgacattttcagctgctgaaatgaGATGGCCTGAGGTTGTTGAGGTCATAAAAACTCAACAAGGTGAACAGGTGGATTTTTCACAACTTGACTGGAACACAAAGTGTGAAATTCTCCGAAGCAACCCTGTGACTGTGATGCGATTGTTTGAAAAAAGAGTCGATGCACTAATGACAACACTGATCCTGTCCCCAGCACAGCCTATCGGTGAAGTAGAAGAttacttttatcgagtggagtTTCAGGCCAGAGGTAGCCCTCATATCCATTTACTGGTTTGGGTCAAAGATGCACCTGAATTTGGAAGCGACCTTGAAGACCACGTGTACAAATTTATTGACAAGTACATAACATGTAAGATGCCTGACCAAAATGCCGATCCTGAACTTCACAAAATTGTGTCTGAGGTTCAAGTCCACAGCAGAAATCACTCCAGATCCTGTAAAAAAGGTAATGTGTCATGTAGGTTTGGCTTCCCCAAACTACCCGTAGATCAAACAATGATCACTTTCCCAAgcccagatgatgatgatgatcacaATGATAAGCAGCATAGCACAAGTAAGGAGAAAGGcacaaatgaaaagcaaaagaaCAGACGAATggctctcgcaaaaaaaatgaaagaggccAAAGAAAAACTCCAGCCATTGAGAGATTTGCTCTGCGACCCAAATTCCTCGTTTGAAGACTTGTCTGAGCTGCTTCACAAATGCAAATTAACTTATGAACAATACTTGGATTGTGTCTTCAATTTAACAAATAGTCATGTCATCCTCTTAAAGCGTGAACCTAATGACTGCTGGGTGAATGCATACAATGCAGATCTGCTGAGGGCCTGGAATGCCAACATGGACATCCAATATGTCATTGATGACTACAGCTGCCTGATGTACATGATGTCTTATGTCTCTAAACCTGAATTTGAGATGACACAATTTCTTAATGGAGTCATCCAGGAAGTAAAAAAGTCCAGTGTCAATGAAAGAGATGAAATGAAACAGATAATGCAGGCATATGCTAAACACAGAGAAGTCAGTGCCCAAGAATCCGTGGCAAGGACATGCAGCCTGCCACTAAAAAAGTGTTCACGCAGTGTGGTCTTCATACAGACTGATGATGATGCCCTGAAAATGAGTCTCCCGATGAGCAGGTTGCAGAGCATGGCACCAGATGATGAAAATGTGTGGATGTCCGGATTGCCAGAAAAATATGCAAACAGACCCAGAACACCTGACTTTGAAAGAATGTGTTTGGGTGAATTTGCTTCAGAGTACAGGATTCTCTACGGCCGTCAAACAGAGTCCAAAAATGCCATCCGTCTTTTGAATAACATGGGTTATATTCAAAAAAGAACTAAAGGGAAACCTGCAATAATCAGATATCCTCGGTTCTCAGAAAAGAAACAACCAGAAAAGTTTTATAGCAGACTGCTAAAACTTTATTATCCACATCGATCAAATGATGACCTTAAAAACACAGAATACCCCACATCCGAGCAGTTctacaaaagtggacgaaaacATGGTTATGCAGTACGGCCAATTGTTACCTTTAACAAAAAGCGATATGAAGGCCATGGCAAAACAATGGAAAGGGCACTGGAACAGATTGAACAACAAGGCCCACTTATCAATGCATGGAACACCTTTGCACCTGAGGTTGAAGTAGATCGTTTAGAGTGTGTGGCCCAACGACAATCCAGACATGACACTGGCGAAAATGAAATGGACATTGTTCCTGACTACCAAGTCAGTGGTAGCAGCAGTGGAACCATGCCAGCAATCATAGCACCAAAGCTGAGCCCAGACTTTGTCAGAAAAATGTACCAAAGTCTGAATGAAACCCAAGCATCCATATTCTACGCAGTGCGTGAGTGGTGTTTCAAACTTGTGTGGGGTCACTGTCCTGAGcagttcttttattttgtctctGGAGGAGCTGGCTGTGGAAAATCACATGTTATCAAGTGCATATATGAGGAGGCAACAAAGATTTTGCACCAACTCCCCAGATTCCGAGACCAAGCAGACATGTCCTACCCTGCAGTACTGCTGACTGCATTTACTGGcactgcagcttttaacatATCTGGGAAGACACTGCACTCTCTGCTAAAGCTGCCAAGATCTTTAAAACCGCCTTATCAGGGACTGGGGAATGCACTGGATGAAGTGAGAGCTTCACTTTCAAATGCAGAGATTCTGATCATTGATGAGATATCTATGGTTTCTAAAGACCTTTTTGCCTACATCCATTGGAGACTTCAGCAGATCAAAGGAAACAAGAAACCTTTTGGTGGGATGTCTATCCTTGCAGTAGGAGACTTTTACCAGCTGCCACCCCTTGGAAAAGCCAAACCACTCTGTGTGTATGAGGACAATGTCCTTGATCTCTGGAAAGACTATTTCCACATGGTCAACCTGACAGAAATCATGCGACAGAAAGATGATCATTCTTTTGCTGAAGTTCTGAACAGGATAAGAGTGAAGCAAAAAACAGATTCTCTTGAAGCCGATGACAAAGCCTTGCTCACACAGGCTATCCATGACATAAAAGACTGTCCATCTAATGTATTACACATTTATGCTACAAACAAAGAGGTCGACAAACACAATTCAGCAACTGTAACTGCTCTTCATTCTGATATCATAAATATTCAGGCAGAAGACTACAGAAAAGACCCACGAACGGGTGACATGGTCCTCCTGGCAGAAATGATGAAAGGCAACAAAGGAGATTTACCTGATAACATACAAGCTGCACCTGGAGTGCGTGTTATGATTATCAGAAATTTGGATGTTGAAGATGGGCTTGTTAATGGGACATTTGGAACAATCACGAACATTGTGACAGCCACACAGGATGGACCAAAAACTGTGAATCTCATTGGACTCACGCTGGACAATGAAAATTCTGGGCAAAAATTTCGCAGAAAAATACAAGGATCCTCAGACAATCTTGTGTATATTGAGAAATGTGAAGAATGCACAAGTAAAAAAGGAGTGGTTCGCAGGCAATTTCCAATGAAGTTGGCCTTTGCATGTACAGCTCACAAAGTACAAGGCATGACAATGGAATCAGCAGTAGTATGCTTGAAGCGTGTTTTTGAACCTGGAATGGCCTATGTTGCACTCAGCCGCACAACCTCACTTAAAGGACTGTACATCACAGACTTTGATGAAAAGAAAATCTATGCTGATCCTGCCATCACAGATGCACTCAAAAATATGAGACATGCATCATTTGAGAATGCAAGACCACTGTTGCAATTCTTAAAATCAGTAGATCCCACAGTCCCCACGTTGACAATTATCCATCATAATGCACAAGGTCTCCCAACTCACATGGAGGACATGAGATGCCACCATGAACTCAGCCTTGCTGATGTTTTATGTATAACAGAAACACACTTGTCTGGATCATCGGTTTCTCCCCGCTTCCAGCTGGAACAATACAACATGGCCACACGCAACAGACACGTCTCTTACACAAATCATACAGACATGGCAAAGGTAAATGGCGGTGGAGTTGCAATTTACTACAACACAATTCTTACAGCAGAGTCCCGAAAATACCTGCAAAATGTGACTGACCTTGAATTTGTTGTTGTCAAGGTTGAATCGCCAGTCACAGCTTTGATAGCAACTGTATACAGGCCACCAAATTACAGTCATGTGAGGTTTTTACCACAAATGCAATGTCTTTTGGACTCGTTGGAAATGATGAATCACCAACCAATTATTGTTTGTGGAGACTTCAATGAGGACCTTAtgagcagaggaaaaaaacccaTCCAAGAACTGTTGCAGTCAAGAGGATATGCACAACTGATTACTGCTGCAACTACCGAAAAACACACATTGATTGATCACATTTACATATCACAGCCATACGCCTGCCTCCAATCAGGTGTTCTGAATACATATCACAGTTATCATAACCCCATTTATTGTGTTATTCACTAA